One stretch of Rhipicephalus sanguineus isolate Rsan-2018 chromosome 10, BIME_Rsan_1.4, whole genome shotgun sequence DNA includes these proteins:
- the LOC119372152 gene encoding carbohydrate sulfotransferase 1 — MRSGYSKTRAKAWIRLLSLLAAVLLVTTVCIYRYGLNYRYPLPSWSIATQAIRKNSAVDGRNHRRHSEKVQLKNVTTSVDVLASPTPLSTQSERVTEVALKHSFAIQSTKPSKSAETSTRAAAPIGSNVTKTHLMKHPAKDSAHDDANTTLKSAASRSKTTRAPRTNITKSMKAELLKQFAVTYPQQKPSKVRRILEVAYFRSGSSFLGQLLSANPRTFYHYEPLRTLPASSRLYGREALRGLEYITDFFGCDFVNHSDQLRLGTKNPHPFRQNTFLWSVCKGVKRVCLDPEFLSAVCKTAPMQVMKVVRIGMDSVRRYLLDGPMEIAKELRVIHLVRDPRAVWLSRRRRPWCRRSADCSSATVLCNEMNHDLDAFENISRQFPGRAIQVRFEDLALDTLNVTSKMYNALGLPLTMSVRQFIESHTHETNVKVQRHPYATSRNSKDVVNAWRRKIRPEAALHINRACGHVIKRLGYEL, encoded by the exons ATGAGAAGCGGATACAGCAAGACCCGCGCAAAAG CATGGATTCGACTGCTGTCGCTGCTGGCTGCAGTCCTATTGGTGACGACCGTCTGCATCTACCGGTATGGACTAAATTACCGTTATCCGCTCCCTTCTTGGAGCATCGCTACCCAGGCTATTCGAAAGAACAGTGCCGTTGACGGACGTAACCATCGCCGGCATTCAGAAAAAGTGCAACTGAAAAACGTAACGACATCCGTCGACGTTCTCGCAAGCCCAACTCCGCTTTCGACGCAATCGGAACGTGTGACCGAGGTCGCTCTGAAACATTCCTTTGCTATCCAATCTACAAAACCCTCGAAAAGTGCAGAAACAAGCACGAGAGCTGCCGCCCCGATCGGTTCTAATGTTACAAAAACCCACTTAATGAAACATCCAGCTAAAGATAGTGCACACGACGATGCTAACACTACGTTGAAATCCGCGGCTTCGCGGAGCAAGACAACCCGCGCGCCTCGCACTAACATTACGAAGTCCATGAAAGCCGAGCTACTGAAGCAGTTCGCAGTGACCTACCCTCAACAAAAACCGTCGAAAGTCCGCAGGATCCTGGAAGTCGCTTACTTCCGTTCGGGATCttcgttcctgggccagctgctGTCGGCGAATCCTCGGACATTTTACCACTACGAGCCACTAAGGACGTTGCCCGCAAGTTCCCGGCTGTACGGCAGAGAGGCCCTTCGAGGCCTCGAGTACATCACGGATTTCTTCGGCTGCGATTTCGTCAACCATTCGGACCAGCTGCGGCTGGGCACGAAGAATCCGCACCCGTTTAGGCAGAACACTTTCCTGTGGAGCGTATGCAAGGGCGTCAAACGAGTCTGCCTTGATCCTGAGTTTCTCAGCGCTGTTTGCAAGACGGCGCCGATGCAG GTTATGAAAGTGGTGCGCATCGGCATGGATTCCGTACGGCGTTATTTGCTGGATGGACCGATGGAGATAGCGAAAGAACTAAGGGTGATACACCTGGTACGCGACCCGCGCGCCGTCTGGCTGTCACGTCGGCGACGCCCGTGGTGTCGTCGCAGCGCTGACTGCTCCAGCGCCACCGTGCTATGCAACGAGATGAACCACGACCTAGACGCCTTCGAGAATATTAGCCGGCAATTTCCCGGCCGGGCAATACAG GTTCGTTTCGAAGACCTTGCTCTGGACACTCTAAACGTTACCTCGAAGATGTACAATGCCCTCGGACTGCCTTTGACCATGTCGGTTAGGCAGTTCATCGAGTCTCACACCCACGAGACCAACGTCAAAGTGCAACGCCACCCGTACGCCACCTCCAGAAACTCCAAAGACGTGGTCAACGCGTGGAGGCGAAAAATCAGGCCCGAGGCCGCTTTGCACATCAACAGGGCCTGTGGCCACGTGATCAAGAGGCTGGGTTACGAACTCTGA